Proteins encoded by one window of Chloroflexota bacterium:
- the nrdR gene encoding transcriptional repressor NrdR: protein MKCPYCGSDDSKVTDSRTAEDGIRRRRECLRCGLRFTTYERVQSAVLQVVKRDSRREDFSREKLAVSMRAACAKRPLPMGAIDKIVEEIEAELLRLGRAEVPSSLIGEMAMERLKKVDRVAYIRYASVYRDFADIDNFREEIETLLAMRENRSPSAQLPLLPEEKPMPPEARRRRRVRRVREVRQGTEGSIAPKTDAPTAQEDRGL from the coding sequence ATGAAATGCCCATACTGCGGCAGCGATGATAGCAAGGTGACCGATTCTCGGACCGCCGAGGACGGCATCCGTCGCCGCCGCGAATGCCTCCGCTGCGGCCTGCGCTTCACCACCTATGAGCGGGTCCAATCCGCCGTCCTCCAGGTGGTCAAGCGCGATTCCAGGCGTGAAGACTTTTCCAGAGAGAAGCTTGCCGTCAGTATGCGCGCCGCTTGTGCCAAACGCCCCTTGCCTATGGGCGCGATTGACAAGATAGTGGAGGAGATCGAGGCTGAGCTCCTGCGCCTCGGCCGCGCCGAGGTCCCCTCTTCCCTCATCGGGGAGATGGCGATGGAGCGCCTCAAGAAGGTTGACCGTGTGGCCTACATCCGCTATGCCTCCGTCTATCGCGATTTCGCCGATATTGATAACTTCCGGGAAGAGATTGAGACGCTCCTGGCGATGCGCGAAAATCGTTCGCCTTCGGCCCAGCTCCCCCTTCTCCCGGAGGAGAAACCCATGCCTCCGGAGGCGCGTCGGCGCAGGCGCGTCCGCCGCGTACGAGAGGTCCGTCAGGGGACTGAGGGATCTATCGCGCCGAAAACCGATGCGCCCACGGCCCAGGAAGATCGCGGCCTCTAG
- the ftsZ gene encoding cell division protein FtsZ produces the protein MKMAAEEGIARVKVVGVGGGGSNAVARMSKDKLFGVTYMCINTDAQALARNGAPGIRIGDQLTRGLGVGGDPEKGRQAAEESREELAESLKDADMVFIAAGEGGGTGTGAAPVVAELARNQGALTVAVVTRPFEWEGAMRRKRAEEGIGRLREKVDAILVIPNDALLSVCDRKVTISNAFKMADEVLGRSIEAIAEIIAIPGEINLDFADVRTVLSNAGTAVIGIGIGQGDTRAADAARAAIANPLLDAGIEGAKGVLWNITGPADLTMTEVHAAADIIRQAVDADANIFFGMNIDPSMENGVRVTLIGAGFPMKEAPVTPIEEARARVIKSSPVNHATAEANLDIPPFLRRHAIPTGS, from the coding sequence ATGAAAATGGCAGCTGAAGAGGGGATCGCTCGAGTCAAAGTCGTGGGCGTCGGCGGCGGAGGGAGCAACGCCGTTGCGCGAATGTCCAAGGACAAGCTATTCGGTGTCACCTATATGTGCATCAACACGGATGCCCAAGCCCTGGCCCGCAACGGCGCGCCCGGCATCCGCATCGGCGACCAGCTGACCCGCGGCCTCGGCGTCGGCGGCGACCCCGAGAAGGGCCGCCAGGCCGCTGAGGAGAGCCGGGAAGAGCTGGCCGAATCCCTGAAAGATGCCGATATGGTCTTCATCGCCGCGGGCGAAGGCGGCGGCACCGGCACCGGGGCCGCCCCGGTGGTGGCCGAGCTCGCCCGCAACCAGGGAGCCCTCACCGTCGCCGTCGTCACGCGCCCCTTCGAATGGGAGGGCGCCATGCGCCGCAAGCGCGCCGAAGAGGGCATCGGGCGCCTGCGGGAGAAAGTGGATGCCATCCTGGTCATCCCCAACGATGCGCTCCTGAGCGTCTGCGACCGCAAGGTCACCATCTCCAACGCCTTCAAGATGGCCGATGAGGTCCTGGGCCGCTCCATAGAGGCCATCGCCGAAATCATCGCCATCCCCGGCGAGATCAACCTGGACTTCGCCGATGTCCGCACCGTCCTCAGCAACGCCGGCACCGCCGTCATCGGCATCGGCATCGGCCAGGGCGATACCCGGGCCGCCGATGCCGCCCGCGCCGCCATCGCCAACCCCCTCTTGGATGCGGGCATCGAAGGCGCAAAGGGCGTCCTCTGGAACATCACCGGCCCCGCCGATCTCACCATGACCGAGGTCCACGCCGCCGCCGATATCATCCGCCAGGCGGTGGATGCCGATGCCAACATCTTCTTCGGCATGAACATTGACCCCAGCATGGAGAACGGCGTCCGCGTCACCCTCATCGGCGCAGGCTTCCCCATGAAGGAGGCCCCGGTGACACCCATCGAAGAGGCGCGCGCCCGGGTCATCAAGAGCAGCCCCGTCAATCACGCCACGGCTGAAGCGAACCTGGATATCCCTCCATTCCTGCGCCGGCACGCAATTCCCACCGGCAGCTAG
- a CDS encoding monovalent cation/H(+) antiporter subunit G produces the protein MDLVGDVLLWSGVFFIGLTCLGLLRLPDFYTRAHAVSKSETLGLGLLCAGMAFHAQDGLVSGKFLLLLGFGALINPLAAHLLTRAAVRSGLAVWTKREAKPDASEETGRS, from the coding sequence ATGGATCTGGTGGGCGATGTCCTGCTCTGGAGCGGGGTCTTCTTCATCGGGCTGACCTGCCTGGGCCTCCTGCGCCTCCCGGACTTCTACACGCGCGCCCACGCCGTCTCGAAATCAGAGACCTTGGGGCTTGGCCTTCTGTGCGCTGGGATGGCCTTCCATGCGCAGGATGGTCTGGTCAGCGGCAAGTTCCTGCTCCTCCTCGGCTTCGGCGCGCTTATCAATCCCCTAGCCGCCCATCTCCTCACGCGCGCCGCTGTGCGGTCCGGTCTCGCTGTATGGACCAAGCGAGAGGCCAAGCCGGATGCCTCGGAAGAGACCGGGAGGTCATAG
- a CDS encoding vitamin B12-dependent ribonucleotide reductase has protein sequence MQTPEGQNKLNISASRESAQTPPQVAPAKHENGHAASGRNGFAIPPGTTATASRIPVKRLRAPVVKTKSVVPGLEITANSYEVLKRRYLSKDRDGKTVETPVEMFWRVSRNLAEAEVREDPMCDPTPIANEYFQMLATLEFLPNSPTLMNAGRELQQLSACFVLPVPDDMEGIFESAKHTALIHKSGGGTGFAFSRLRPENDVVGSTGGIASGPVSFIKIFDTATDVVKQGGTRRGANMGILNVTHPDILKFIHAKDDDKSLQNFNISVALTEDFMKAVIAGTDYDLLNPRSKKPVGKMSAKRVFDELVNSAWKTGDPGIIFIDRINATHTTPHISPIEATNPCGEQPLMPYESCNLGSVNLAKMVEANDPERLDWQRLEKTIFTAVRFLDNVVTMNKYPVAEIERITKGTRKIGLGVMGWADLLLMLGVPYDSDEAVTLAEKVAKFIQDAANEASMALAEERGEFPFWHGSVYDRPGGPLLRNSTRTTIAPTGTISIIAGCSSGIEPLFAVSYVRNVMDNTKLVEVNPHFEELARHEGFYSPELMERIAEHGTCRGIPEVPQWVQRLFATSHDIAPEWHVRMQAAWQKYCDNAVSKTVNLPNAAAAEDVRTVYTLAYETGCKGVTIYRDGSKGTQVLSTGQTEKAREKGKEQAPEAKAAPAAPPAQAPAPKAQPPAAQQSVIKQAEEIASGPVPLRPRERPATVSGVTHRVRTGNGTMYITVNSDESGKPFEVFSALGKGGSDDAAYLEAISRLLSLALRAGVDIESIVKQLRGITCNPTWDNGVMVRSAPDAVALALSRHIDASGKPPTPKESFNERTMEGAQLGLFIPPQAAKAKAKPPEGVNLGSCPECGSALAFQEGCLTCHSCGFNKCG, from the coding sequence ATGCAGACACCAGAGGGGCAGAACAAACTGAATATCTCCGCATCCCGGGAGTCCGCGCAGACTCCTCCTCAGGTCGCGCCTGCCAAGCATGAGAACGGCCACGCCGCCAGCGGGAGGAACGGCTTCGCCATTCCTCCCGGCACCACGGCCACCGCTTCGCGCATCCCCGTGAAGCGCCTCCGCGCGCCCGTGGTCAAGACCAAGAGCGTGGTCCCCGGCTTGGAGATCACCGCCAACAGCTATGAGGTCCTCAAGCGCCGCTATCTCTCCAAGGACCGGGACGGCAAGACCGTGGAGACGCCCGTCGAGATGTTCTGGCGCGTCTCCCGCAACCTCGCCGAGGCCGAGGTCCGCGAAGACCCCATGTGCGATCCCACCCCCATCGCCAACGAATACTTCCAGATGCTCGCTACCCTGGAATTCCTGCCCAACTCCCCCACCCTCATGAACGCCGGCCGCGAGCTCCAGCAGCTCTCCGCCTGCTTCGTCCTCCCCGTCCCGGACGATATGGAGGGCATCTTCGAATCGGCCAAGCACACCGCCCTCATCCACAAGAGCGGCGGCGGTACCGGCTTCGCCTTCTCCCGCCTCCGCCCGGAAAATGATGTCGTCGGCTCCACGGGCGGCATCGCCTCCGGCCCCGTCTCCTTCATCAAGATCTTTGACACCGCGACCGATGTGGTGAAGCAGGGCGGCACCCGGCGCGGCGCCAACATGGGCATCCTCAACGTCACCCACCCGGACATCCTCAAGTTCATCCACGCCAAGGATGACGATAAGTCCCTCCAGAACTTCAATATCTCCGTCGCCCTTACGGAAGACTTCATGAAGGCCGTCATCGCCGGCACGGACTACGACCTCCTGAACCCCCGCTCCAAGAAGCCCGTGGGCAAGATGAGCGCCAAACGCGTCTTTGACGAGCTGGTCAACAGCGCCTGGAAGACCGGCGATCCCGGCATCATCTTCATTGACCGCATCAACGCCACGCACACCACGCCGCACATCAGCCCCATCGAGGCCACCAACCCCTGCGGCGAGCAGCCCCTCATGCCCTACGAGTCCTGCAACCTCGGCTCCGTCAACCTCGCCAAGATGGTGGAGGCCAACGATCCCGAGCGCCTCGATTGGCAGCGCCTGGAGAAGACCATCTTCACCGCCGTCCGCTTCTTGGACAACGTAGTGACCATGAACAAATATCCCGTGGCCGAGATCGAGCGCATCACCAAGGGCACGCGCAAGATCGGCCTCGGCGTCATGGGCTGGGCCGATCTCCTCCTCATGCTCGGCGTTCCCTATGACTCGGACGAGGCCGTCACCCTTGCCGAGAAGGTGGCCAAGTTCATCCAGGATGCCGCCAATGAGGCCTCCATGGCTCTGGCTGAGGAGCGCGGCGAGTTCCCCTTCTGGCATGGCAGCGTCTATGACCGACCGGGCGGGCCCCTGCTCCGCAACTCCACCCGCACCACCATCGCGCCCACCGGCACCATCAGCATCATCGCCGGCTGCTCCAGCGGCATCGAGCCCCTCTTCGCCGTCAGCTACGTCCGCAACGTCATGGACAACACCAAGCTCGTGGAAGTGAACCCCCACTTTGAAGAGCTGGCCAGGCACGAGGGCTTCTACAGCCCCGAGCTCATGGAGCGCATCGCCGAGCACGGCACCTGCCGCGGCATCCCCGAAGTTCCCCAGTGGGTCCAGCGCCTCTTCGCCACATCTCATGACATCGCGCCGGAGTGGCACGTCCGCATGCAGGCCGCCTGGCAGAAGTATTGCGATAACGCCGTCTCCAAGACCGTGAACCTGCCCAATGCCGCCGCAGCTGAAGATGTCCGCACCGTCTACACCCTGGCCTACGAGACCGGCTGCAAGGGCGTCACCATCTACCGCGATGGCTCTAAAGGCACCCAGGTCCTCAGCACCGGCCAGACGGAGAAGGCCCGCGAAAAGGGCAAGGAGCAGGCTCCCGAAGCGAAAGCTGCGCCCGCCGCGCCTCCCGCCCAGGCCCCTGCGCCCAAGGCGCAGCCGCCTGCGGCTCAGCAGTCCGTCATCAAGCAGGCGGAGGAGATTGCCTCCGGCCCCGTGCCCCTGCGCCCGCGCGAGCGCCCCGCCACCGTCAGCGGCGTCACCCACCGGGTGCGCACCGGCAACGGCACCATGTACATCACCGTGAACTCTGATGAATCGGGCAAGCCCTTTGAGGTCTTCAGCGCCCTGGGCAAGGGCGGCAGCGATGATGCCGCCTACCTGGAGGCCATCTCCCGCCTCCTCTCCCTGGCCCTGCGCGCCGGCGTGGACATCGAATCCATCGTCAAACAGCTCCGGGGCATCACCTGCAACCCCACGTGGGATAACGGCGTCATGGTGCGCTCCGCTCCGGATGCCGTCGCCCTCGCCCTCTCGCGCCATATTGACGCCTCGGGCAAGCCGCCCACGCCCAAGGAATCCTTCAACGAGCGGACCATGGAAGGCGCCCAACTGGGCCTCTTCATCCCGCCCCAGGCCGCAAAGGCCAAGGCCAAGCCGCCTGAAGGCGTCAACCTTGGCAGCTGCCCTGAGTGCGGCTCCGCTCTCGCCTTCCAAGAGGGCTGTCTCACCTGCCACTCCTGCGGCTTCAACAAGTGCGGATGA
- a CDS encoding DUF4040 domain-containing protein, with protein MPRKRPGGHRPMPWEIELALFGLLILSAIIALEVRDMLAAVAALGFYSFFTAVLLAVLGAIDVAFTEAALGAGVIGVLFVAGLFVIGRRSVD; from the coding sequence ATGCCTCGGAAGAGACCGGGAGGTCATAGACCCATGCCCTGGGAAATAGAACTCGCCCTCTTTGGCCTCCTGATCCTCTCGGCCATCATCGCCCTGGAGGTTCGCGATATGCTGGCGGCGGTGGCGGCTCTAGGCTTCTACAGTTTCTTCACCGCCGTGTTGCTGGCCGTTTTAGGAGCCATTGATGTGGCCTTCACGGAAGCCGCCCTTGGGGCTGGAGTCATCGGAGTGCTCTTTGTGGCCGGGCTCTTCGTCATCGGAAGGAGGTCGGTGGATTGA